One Paenibacillus sp. SYP-B4298 genomic window, TGTAATATGTTGCATACGTATAATCTCATGCACTTCGGCGATCGGAATGGCATAGTACTCATTGCCAATTCCGAACTCTACGTACTGCTCCCGGTTGGAATTCATCCACCGCGCCCCCTTATTGACTTTATTTTTTTGAATTTTCAAATATCTCCAACAATAATAAGCTGCTGTCTGTTCAGATTGGCTGCCCTGCCATACACTGCGCCTCTCTCTTGTGTTCCCTGACCGTCTGTCATTGGCATGCGCGCATGATGGCTCCGGCAATTGCAGGCAGCGGCACGATCTTATCCACGTCTCCCGCCTCTATGGCTGCGCGCGGCATTCCGTAGACGACACAGGTATCCTTCGCTTCCGCGATTGTAGTCGCAGCGGCTCCTGACGCCTTCGCCTCCCCCATTGCTGCTGCGCCGTCCCTGCCCATGCCTGTCAACAATACAAAATGCCGCTTCAGGCTATGCAGTGCCGCCACTGATGCGAACAGCTCATCTACCGATGGTCGATGCCTGCTGCCATTCTCCCTCTGGTGCAGCCGGATTTTGTAGCCGCCCTGCACCGGAACGACATTCAGATGATAGTCTCCGGGGGCAATGTAGACGCGGCCGTTCTCTAGCCACTCATCATGCACAGCCTCCGATACATGAAGGGGTGACAACAGATTAAGACGCGCTGCCAGCGAAGCGGTGAAGGATGGCGGCATATGCTGGGCAATCACTACAGGGTGGCGAAAGGCACCGCCCAGCTCCGACAATATTTTGGTTAGTGCCTGTGGCCCTCCGGTTGAAGCTCCAATCGCCACAATCTGGCTGACTCCTGCCCGGGTGGGCTGTGGCTTCATCGAATGCTGCCGTTCCTTGGAGAGCTGGCCTGGTTGTCTGAGCAGCGCGGAGCGCAATCTGCCCACATCCACTTTGGAGGCGGCTTTGATCGTGTCTTGTATCTCCTGCTGAATCTTGATCAGATCGATCGACAGCGCCCCCGATGGCTTATGTATGAAGTCTACGGCACCATATTGCAGTGCCTTAATCGTTTCCATTGCCCCAGACTCGGTTAGCGAACTGAGCATGACCACCGGAACGGGACAGTCGCGCATAATCTCCTTCAGCGCGTCTAATCCGCCTAATACAGGCATTTCCACATCCAGTGTTACAACCTGCGGCCTCAGCGCCTTGATTTGCCGAATGGCCTCCATACCGTCGGCTGCTGTTCCTACAACCTTCAGGTTTGGATCAGCATCTACAATCTTGGCAATCATCCTGCGCATAAAGCTCGAATCGTCCACTATTAATACTGTTATCGGCATAAGCCCCCCAATAAATTTGATATTTTTTCATCCAATTAAAAAAAGTCGAAATCTGTCGATATAAGTAAAAAAATGCCGATTCTTTTTTCTATTAAACGATGGCTAACAAGTTTTGTCAATGACTAACTTCATTGCGTAACAGGGCTATGAGAGCATAGAGCCTGATCGCAAAAAAAAGACATCGCCCTCCCCCAATTGGGGTCGCGATGCCTCATACGCCTCTATTTATAACCCGCGTCTCCTCTGCTCCTTCTCTCTTCTACTGCGTTGGTTCCTCAGCCGCTTGACATTCAGACCGTGAAGCATGGGCGGCAGAGGAGCGACAAGGCATGTCCATCCCTGTGGCACTGCATGACTAACACAGCTTACCGAAAATCGGGCGGTGTCCGTCTGGACTCTCCTGTCTGAATGGCGGCTTCAATGACCGCTCTTCTCACATTGGCAACGACCTGATCATTGAACAGACTCGGAATAATGTAATGCTCATTCAACTCGGCATCGGTTACCACATCGGCGATCGCCCGAGCCGCCGCCAGCTTCATCGGCTCATTGATCATGCGTGCGCGACAATCGAGCGCGCCGCGGAAGATGCCAGGAAAGACAAGCACGTTATTGATCTGGTTCGGGTAGTCGCTGCGTCCAGTCGCAAACACGCGCACGAGTGGCAGCGCCTCAAGCGGATCAATCTCCGGCGTTGGATTCGCCATCGCAAATACGATTCGATCTTGCGCCATCGTCTCCACCTCGGCTCCACTCAGTACGCCCCCACGCGATACCCCAATGAACACATCCGCACCAACGATAACCTCCTTCAGACTGCCGGGCTTGTCCTCCACTTGCGGCTGCTCCGCCAGCCATTGCCACATCGGATGCGTATACGCCCCCCCGCGCACGATCGCCCCTTCGCGATCGACGGGGATCAGATGCTGCACGCCTGCAGCAAGCAGCATCTTGCAGATGGACACTCCGGCTGCTCCAATGCCATTGACGATCACCCGAATATGGCCAATCGGCTTGCCCACTACCTTGAGTGCATTGAGCAGCCCGGCAAGGACGACAACGGCTGTCCCATGCTGGTCATCATGGAAGATCGGAATGTCCAGCTCGGACGATAGCCGCTGCTCGATCTCAAAGCACCGCGGAGAGCTGATGTCCTCCAGATTAATGCCGCCGAAGATCGGGCTGATCG contains:
- a CDS encoding protein-glutamate methylesterase/protein-glutamine glutaminase; its protein translation is MPITVLIVDDSSFMRRMIAKIVDADPNLKVVGTAADGMEAIRQIKALRPQVVTLDVEMPVLGGLDALKEIMRDCPVPVVMLSSLTESGAMETIKALQYGAVDFIHKPSGALSIDLIKIQQEIQDTIKAASKVDVGRLRSALLRQPGQLSKERQHSMKPQPTRAGVSQIVAIGASTGGPQALTKILSELGGAFRHPVVIAQHMPPSFTASLAARLNLLSPLHVSEAVHDEWLENGRVYIAPGDYHLNVVPVQGGYKIRLHQRENGSRHRPSVDELFASVAALHSLKRHFVLLTGMGRDGAAAMGEAKASGAAATTIAEAKDTCVVYGMPRAAIEAGDVDKIVPLPAIAGAIMRACQ
- a CDS encoding NAD-dependent malic enzyme, whose product is MAFNSIILRLELDHRHVNFGDVATAISNAGGDIVSIDVIRPGPEQSVRDITVQVIEAAESRIVEALKSLEGVQIVNVSDRTFLAHLGGKISIKPKLPVKNRDDLSRVYTPGVARVCTAIHESPEKAYSLTIKRNTVAVVTDGTAVLGLGDIGPAAAAPVMEGKAMLFKQLADVDAFPICLDTKDTEEIIRTIKAISPIFGGINLEDISSPRCFEIEQRLSSELDIPIFHDDQHGTAVVVLAGLLNALKVVGKPIGHIRVIVNGIGAAGVSICKMLLAAGVQHLIPVDREGAIVRGGAYTHPMWQWLAEQPQVEDKPGSLKEVIVGADVFIGVSRGGVLSGAEVETMAQDRIVFAMANPTPEIDPLEALPLVRVFATGRSDYPNQINNVLVFPGIFRGALDCRARMINEPMKLAAARAIADVVTDAELNEHYIIPSLFNDQVVANVRRAVIEAAIQTGESRRTPPDFR